In the Paraflavitalea devenefica genome, one interval contains:
- a CDS encoding LytR/AlgR family response regulator transcription factor, with the protein MTAIIVDDEKHCRDVLALLLQKFCPQVQVLASCADGQAGVDAITLHRPDMVFLDIEMPGMNGFDMLEACRYTNFKLIFTTAYNEYAIKAIRHNALDYILKPVDKDELVQAVQRAAQQRSSQPSNQIEGLIEYLNRQKAGDRIALPTLEGLQILQSEDIYYCESEGGYTRFFLNNGKVSLISKTLKEVEEVLESKGFCRIHNSYLINLRYVQKYIRGDGGEVIMANGSNIPVSRNKKQDFLNLLEKI; encoded by the coding sequence ATGACCGCTATTATTGTTGATGACGAAAAACACTGCCGCGATGTGCTGGCCCTCTTACTACAGAAATTTTGCCCGCAGGTACAAGTGCTGGCTTCCTGCGCTGATGGTCAGGCAGGCGTGGATGCCATCACCCTTCACCGGCCCGACATGGTATTCCTTGATATAGAAATGCCCGGCATGAATGGTTTTGATATGCTGGAAGCCTGCCGCTATACCAATTTCAAGCTCATCTTTACCACCGCCTACAATGAATATGCCATCAAGGCCATTCGACACAATGCGCTGGATTATATCTTAAAACCGGTAGACAAGGATGAACTCGTACAGGCCGTACAAAGGGCCGCACAGCAACGTTCATCCCAACCCTCCAACCAAATAGAAGGGTTGATCGAATACCTCAACAGGCAAAAAGCAGGCGACCGTATTGCCCTGCCCACCCTCGAAGGCTTGCAGATACTGCAAAGCGAAGACATCTATTACTGTGAGTCCGAGGGCGGCTATACCCGCTTCTTCCTGAACAATGGCAAAGTATCGCTCATTTCCAAAACCCTCAAAGAGGTGGAAGAAGTACTGGAAAGCAAAGGATTTTGCCGTATCCACAACAGCTACCTCATCAACCTGCGCTACGTACAAAAATACATACGGGGCGATGGCGGGGAAGTCATCATGGCCAATGGCTCCAACATACCTGTATCAAGAAACAAAAAACAGGACTTCCTTAACCTCCTGGAAAAGATATAA
- a CDS encoding YihY/virulence factor BrkB family protein, which yields MVFRAAVTLLGLLKAAYREFKKNDPLRMAAATAFFTTFALPAILILLIQIFGLIMGRRTIGRQFFSGLTDILGPNAVDEMRETLRNVRSLVQTWYIAAGLFVFLLFVATTLFKVIRDSLNQLWDIRIKDGYGLKLQLKQRGRSFIAIIFAGILFLSVLFAEGVISLLPERVVFLVRLLKQLISIAAATAWFAALFKYLADGYTTWRVTIGGALFTSLLFTIGKMILGVLLSYSAIKNIYATSTSFVLLLLFVFYCSFMFYYGASFLKVWAAHKRQPVIPHHHALKYKLSPAEME from the coding sequence ATGGTTTTTCGCGCTGCTGTCACATTGCTCGGATTATTAAAGGCCGCTTACCGGGAATTTAAAAAAAATGATCCCTTGCGCATGGCAGCCGCCACAGCATTCTTTACCACCTTTGCCCTGCCGGCTATCCTCATCCTGCTCATACAGATCTTCGGGCTCATCATGGGCCGCAGGACCATTGGCCGGCAGTTCTTCAGCGGGCTTACCGACATACTAGGCCCCAATGCAGTGGATGAAATGCGGGAAACCCTGCGCAACGTACGTTCGCTGGTACAAACCTGGTACATTGCCGCCGGCCTGTTCGTCTTCCTGCTCTTCGTAGCCACTACCCTTTTTAAAGTCATCAGGGATTCATTGAACCAGTTATGGGATATACGTATAAAAGACGGTTACGGGTTAAAACTACAGCTAAAGCAAAGAGGCAGGTCATTCATAGCCATTATCTTCGCAGGCATCCTCTTCCTGTCGGTACTCTTTGCAGAAGGCGTAATATCCCTGTTACCGGAGCGGGTGGTATTCCTGGTAAGGCTTTTAAAACAACTCATCTCCATAGCCGCCGCTACAGCCTGGTTCGCCGCCCTGTTTAAATACCTGGCCGATGGATATACTACCTGGCGTGTAACAATCGGAGGGGCCCTCTTTACCAGTTTGCTCTTTACCATAGGGAAAATGATACTGGGCGTATTGCTGTCGTACAGTGCCATCAAAAACATCTACGCCACTTCCACCTCTTTTGTATTGCTCCTGCTCTTTGTATTCTATTGCTCCTTCATGTTCTACTACGGCGCCAGTTTTCTGAAAGTATGGGCCGCACATAAACGCCAACCGGTCATTCCACACCACCATGCCCTGAAATACAAACTATCTCCTGCTGAAATGGAATAA
- a CDS encoding bestrophin family protein, translating into MITYNPKDWFTFIFRFHKADTLRSLTPLILGICVYSGIIAVLEIEIFRLSQNNYLKNISMMNTLLSFVISMLLVFRTNTAYDRWWEGRKLWGSLVNNSRNLAIKMNAMLEPTDEGNRAFFRRVIPMYASVLSRHLGAESTRLALDEKEHPELGQLDAAKHVPNQVAALLLQRVNRLYQEGIIKGDQLITLNAELQSFTDVCGACERIKNTPIPFSYSVFLKKFIFFYVMTLPLSFVFSMGYITIPVVAFIFYVLASLELIAEEIEDPFGDDANDLPTQKIADNIRKHVREIL; encoded by the coding sequence ACTTATAATCCTAAAGACTGGTTTACTTTTATTTTCCGCTTTCATAAAGCCGATACGTTACGGTCACTGACGCCGCTTATATTGGGTATTTGTGTGTATTCGGGTATCATTGCTGTTTTGGAGATTGAGATTTTCCGGCTCAGCCAGAATAATTACCTGAAGAATATTTCGATGATGAATACTCTACTGAGCTTTGTGATCTCGATGTTGCTGGTATTCCGTACAAATACGGCTTATGACCGCTGGTGGGAAGGACGTAAGCTCTGGGGTTCCCTGGTCAATAACAGCCGGAACCTGGCTATTAAGATGAATGCCATGCTGGAGCCTACTGATGAGGGTAACCGCGCTTTTTTCCGCCGGGTCATTCCTATGTATGCTTCTGTGCTTTCCCGGCACCTTGGCGCCGAGAGCACCCGGCTGGCGCTGGATGAAAAAGAACATCCTGAACTGGGCCAACTGGATGCGGCCAAGCATGTACCCAACCAGGTAGCCGCTTTGTTACTGCAACGGGTAAACCGCCTATACCAGGAGGGTATTATTAAAGGCGATCAACTGATTACGTTGAATGCGGAACTGCAGTCTTTTACCGATGTATGCGGCGCCTGTGAGCGGATCAAGAATACTCCCATTCCTTTCTCCTATAGTGTATTCCTGAAGAAGTTCATTTTCTTTTATGTGATGACGCTGCCGCTGAGCTTTGTGTTCAGCATGGGCTATATCACGATCCCTGTAGTAGCCTTTATTTTTTATGTGCTGGCCAGCCTTGAGCTGATCGCGGAAGAGATTGAAGATCCCTTTGGCGATGATGCCAATGACCTTCCTACGCAAAAGATTGCGGATAATATCAGGAAGCATGTCAGGGAAATATTGTAA
- a CDS encoding T9SS type A sorting domain-containing protein gives MKHLILLMAMSGVLAAKAQSLERKTIAPAGADLVAPNCQISFTLGEIATTTVSNGNLLLTQGFQQPLAVGLNNPLPVTLTYFTGAIREGQTFLEWKTAQEFNTDHYQVERAADGIHFTTLTIVKSKGNSTTPTWYDAIDAAPFAPVTYYRLKIFDKDLSFKYSPIVIIKKELTGGVSVFPNPVVGKISIAVNSTQKISDTWSIINMSGQQVAVKPVALQQGLNTINWDLHALPPATYFIRSAGNTFPALKIIKQ, from the coding sequence ATGAAACATCTTATACTACTCATGGCCATGTCGGGTGTACTCGCAGCAAAAGCGCAATCCCTGGAGCGGAAAACAATAGCGCCTGCCGGTGCCGACCTGGTAGCCCCCAACTGCCAAATTTCCTTCACCCTGGGGGAGATAGCCACCACTACCGTCAGCAATGGCAACCTCTTGCTTACCCAGGGCTTTCAGCAACCGCTTGCCGTAGGGCTGAACAATCCACTGCCAGTAACCCTCACTTACTTTACGGGTGCCATCAGGGAAGGTCAAACATTCCTGGAATGGAAAACAGCCCAGGAGTTCAATACCGATCATTACCAGGTAGAGCGGGCTGCCGATGGCATACACTTTACAACGTTGACCATTGTTAAAAGCAAAGGTAACAGCACCACGCCCACCTGGTACGATGCCATTGATGCCGCCCCCTTCGCCCCCGTTACTTATTATCGACTCAAGATCTTCGATAAAGACCTCAGCTTTAAATATTCTCCCATTGTCATCATCAAAAAGGAACTAACCGGCGGCGTGTCTGTATTCCCCAATCCGGTTGTAGGGAAAATTTCCATTGCCGTCAACAGCACACAGAAAATAAGTGACACCTGGTCTATCATCAACATGAGTGGTCAGCAGGTAGCGGTCAAGCCGGTAGCCCTGCAACAGGGATTGAATACCATCAACTGGGACCTGCATGCCCTGCCACCTGCTACCTATTTCATCCGGTCGGCCGGTAACACCTTCCCTGCCCTCAAAATCATTAAACAATAA